Proteins encoded by one window of Erysipelothrix rhusiopathiae:
- a CDS encoding nucleoside hydrolase has translation MNRVILDIDSVGDDILAVIFGVLDPKTHLEAITTVCGASGDIEQATWVALNTVALTHRHIPVYAGMAQPMKPVSTEHGDPVNFHELLRDKLGSRLDRFNEAQTKPLQEAEVMNAVDYIIDTVKNNPNEITIVTTGPMTNLGVALQKCPEIASKIKQVIALGGNFQIAGNITPLSEYNIWADPEAAKIVLNADIDDITLVPLDICENNDFAASMLSRDDLYDLETYGKRNDVIEYMIHKFPVYIDIWREFFDLSGFPMDDIITLALVAHPHLCTYSDPVHVDVELEGSLARGATVAYFGKQIMYNPLKEHRNVRIAQSVDGRAFMKLFVDTIIDDSHL, from the coding sequence ATGAATAGAGTGATATTGGATATAGATTCTGTTGGCGATGACATTTTAGCTGTAATCTTTGGTGTTTTAGATCCGAAAACGCATCTTGAGGCGATCACGACAGTTTGTGGAGCAAGTGGCGATATTGAACAGGCTACATGGGTTGCATTGAATACGGTTGCCCTTACACACCGTCACATTCCTGTGTATGCAGGTATGGCTCAACCGATGAAACCTGTTTCCACTGAACACGGTGACCCTGTGAACTTTCATGAGTTACTTCGTGATAAGTTGGGTTCACGTTTGGATCGCTTCAATGAAGCGCAAACAAAACCACTTCAAGAAGCAGAAGTGATGAATGCTGTGGATTATATCATTGATACAGTGAAAAACAATCCGAATGAAATTACGATTGTGACGACGGGACCAATGACAAATCTCGGCGTTGCTTTACAAAAATGCCCGGAAATTGCATCGAAGATCAAGCAAGTTATTGCGCTTGGGGGTAATTTCCAAATTGCCGGAAACATCACACCTTTATCAGAATACAATATTTGGGCAGATCCTGAAGCCGCAAAGATTGTACTTAATGCAGACATCGATGACATCACTTTAGTACCACTTGATATCTGTGAAAACAATGATTTCGCAGCGTCGATGCTTTCAAGAGATGATTTATACGATCTTGAAACGTATGGAAAACGTAATGATGTAATCGAGTACATGATTCACAAATTTCCAGTCTATATTGATATTTGGCGTGAGTTCTTTGATTTATCTGGATTCCCTATGGATGATATCATCACGTTAGCATTGGTTGCACACCCACACTTGTGCACTTATTCCGACCCCGTTCATGTGGATGTTGAATTGGAAGGAAGCCTGGCACGCGGTGCAACCGTCGCTTACTTTGGTAAGCAAATTATGTACAATCCATTGAAAGAACATCGCAATGTTCGCATTGCACAATCTGTCGATGGGAGAGCGTTTATGAAACTGTTTGTAGACACAATCATTGATGACTCTCATTTGTAA
- a CDS encoding DUF421 domain-containing protein has protein sequence MFYFELFLKLIVSFFSVLVFSKLLGKRNISPTSPSDHINNYVLGGLVGGVIYNSEIGVFDVILVFVLWGSFIKILDFIKTWVKKIRKIIDGEPILLYYNDNFIITNLKKSNLSVADFYYSMRMKGIQTTSNISKAELLPNGQIVFIESKVDELNYLVISDGKFNKNEVELAGLKEEFILNDIGIQDVKEISSCEYTNGTYRYTKY, from the coding sequence ATGTTTTATTTCGAACTGTTTTTAAAGCTTATTGTAAGTTTTTTTTCTGTCCTTGTTTTTTCAAAATTACTTGGTAAAAGAAATATTTCACCAACCAGCCCAAGTGATCACATAAACAACTATGTACTCGGTGGACTCGTTGGTGGTGTTATATATAATTCAGAAATAGGCGTTTTTGACGTTATATTAGTTTTTGTACTTTGGGGAAGCTTCATTAAAATTCTTGATTTTATTAAAACTTGGGTAAAAAAAATTCGAAAAATTATTGATGGAGAACCAATATTACTTTATTATAACGATAATTTTATAATAACTAATCTTAAGAAATCAAATTTGTCTGTCGCAGATTTTTATTACAGCATGCGAATGAAGGGTATTCAAACAACCTCAAATATTTCCAAAGCAGAATTATTACCAAATGGACAGATTGTTTTTATAGAATCGAAGGTAGATGAACTCAATTATTTGGTAATTTCAGATGGTAAGTTTAATAAAAATGAAGTTGAACTGGCAGGCCTAAAGGAAGAATTTATACTAAATGATATTGGTATTCAAGATGTGAAGGAAATAAGCTCTTGCGAGTATACTAACGGTACATATCGTTATACCAAATATTGA
- a CDS encoding IS3 family transposase yields the protein MVREVFLELVDEFKSIISVKSIRELFNISKSTYYRWKQRSVETCLTENEEIIIKLCNDTTFNYGYRMITGILKRDGYPIGKNTLQRIMQRFNLQCRAKQKRQNLYRGKEALVANNVMNRNFKATRPLEKLSTDITDLPWGETNFYLSSIMDLYDGQIIAYTLRTIQDIEFVSNTANQLPKIMSECTIQIIKIRSIHRVYTKHHNNTRIQAKLGFMSPVQYRESQIPAYFLLESHHAGTLTLAPVFFENHSILRG from the coding sequence GTGGTACGAGAAGTATTCCTAGAACTTGTCGATGAATTTAAAAGTATCATTTCAGTCAAATCAATACGAGAGCTCTTCAACATTTCAAAATCAACTTATTATCGTTGGAAACAAAGATCAGTAGAAACATGTCTTACTGAAAATGAAGAGATAATCATTAAACTCTGTAATGATACAACCTTCAACTACGGCTATCGCATGATTACAGGGATACTTAAAAGAGATGGATATCCTATTGGAAAGAACACGCTTCAAAGAATTATGCAACGTTTCAATCTTCAGTGTCGCGCTAAGCAAAAACGTCAAAATCTCTATAGAGGAAAAGAAGCTCTTGTCGCGAATAATGTTATGAATCGAAATTTCAAAGCAACGCGTCCATTAGAAAAGCTATCCACAGATATTACCGATCTTCCTTGGGGAGAAACTAACTTTTACTTGTCGTCGATTATGGATTTATATGACGGCCAAATTATCGCTTATACACTTAGAACAATTCAAGATATTGAATTTGTATCAAATACAGCCAATCAACTCCCAAAGATTATGAGTGAGTGCACAATTCAAATAATCAAAATTCGCTCTATACATCGTGTATACACTAAACATCACAACAACACTCGAATTCAAGCAAAACTGGGATTCATGTCTCCGGTACAATACCGCGAGTCACAAATCCCAGCTTATTTTTTATTAGAGTCCCACCATGCGGGGACTCTAACTTTAGCACCAGTCTTTTTTGAGAATCATTCTATTCTTAGAGGTTAA
- a CDS encoding InlB B-repeat-containing protein, producing MKKRNSLFLLTLSFCLLISPIFAFADETKPINEWFKRPSIAQFVADKLSLTTSDLVSQSQLDEIKTFNPAVGELVDMESFLEIASLRKLENIYLRKQSLKNFEGVENFKELDSLMVVESPIESISGIEQLPVLTLLSIGYNYSPVFIENPSALAPIDGVPSLVNIDLRMLDLTNDHLSKLKNNNQNLRNINLHGNNLTSFKGLDVFPNLKNLRVSQNNLKKMDGIESLKQLEMLDINNENFDKSYGNGIVDSSLFTMCDESCLYYDMDRHKVILEMEKGIDDKYYIDLNQFIVPSVSNNAVKKFHFKLTNIAAGKYDEGKNIVEFTTEEIENINFSEDFLEVTLKDHNNQSYGRIFIYSDKPNVKRDVFKVVYRDGIQDEHSFKDQVYEGIEEGSLTPKYVGTPQREGYRFKGWSPEVSETVTENTVYVAQWEKNIEVKKTYEVVYRDGIQDEDSFKDQVYGGIEEGSLTPEYVGTPQRKGYRFKGWSPKVSETVTENTVYVAQWELSVSIANPTALPPTGLSNNNLFLIGIGLVLTSLAPLSIRKNRN from the coding sequence ATGAAAAAAAGAAATAGTTTGTTTTTACTTACGCTTTCGTTTTGTCTGTTAATTTCACCAATTTTCGCTTTTGCGGATGAGACTAAACCTATCAATGAGTGGTTTAAAAGACCCTCTATTGCTCAATTTGTTGCTGATAAATTATCGTTAACAACGTCAGATCTTGTTTCACAATCACAGTTAGATGAGATTAAGACATTTAATCCAGCTGTTGGTGAATTAGTTGATATGGAGTCTTTTCTTGAGATTGCAAGTCTTAGAAAACTAGAGAATATTTATCTACGGAAACAAAGTCTAAAGAATTTTGAAGGAGTAGAAAATTTCAAGGAGCTCGATAGTCTTATGGTGGTCGAATCGCCAATTGAGAGCATATCAGGAATTGAGCAATTACCCGTGCTAACTTTGTTGTCTATTGGATACAATTACTCACCTGTTTTTATAGAGAATCCAAGTGCTCTAGCTCCAATTGATGGAGTGCCATCGTTAGTAAATATCGACTTAAGAATGTTAGATCTGACAAATGATCATTTAAGTAAGCTAAAAAACAATAATCAAAACTTGAGAAATATAAATTTACATGGAAATAATCTTACGAGTTTTAAAGGTCTAGATGTATTCCCGAATCTAAAAAATCTTAGAGTTTCACAAAATAATCTAAAAAAAATGGATGGTATAGAATCTTTAAAGCAATTAGAAATGCTTGATATAAATAATGAAAACTTTGATAAAAGTTATGGTAATGGAATCGTTGATTCGTCGCTTTTTACTATGTGTGATGAGAGTTGCCTTTATTATGACATGGACCGTCATAAAGTAATATTAGAGATGGAAAAAGGAATCGATGATAAATATTATATTGATTTAAATCAGTTCATAGTTCCAAGTGTAAGTAATAATGCAGTCAAGAAGTTCCATTTTAAGCTTACCAATATTGCTGCTGGTAAATATGACGAGGGTAAAAATATCGTAGAGTTTACTACTGAAGAAATTGAAAATATTAATTTTTCCGAAGATTTTCTAGAAGTAACTCTAAAAGATCATAATAATCAGAGTTATGGTAGAATTTTTATTTATAGTGATAAACCTAATGTGAAAAGAGATGTATTCAAAGTTGTGTATCGAGATGGTATTCAAGATGAACACAGCTTTAAAGACCAGGTGTATGAGGGTATTGAAGAAGGGAGTCTTACCCCTAAATATGTTGGAACTCCACAAAGAGAGGGTTATCGCTTTAAGGGTTGGAGTCCGGAAGTATCCGAAACTGTTACAGAAAATACTGTATATGTAGCACAGTGGGAAAAGAATATTGAAGTGAAAAAGACATATGAAGTAGTATACCGAGATGGTATTCAAGATGAAGACAGTTTTAAAGATCAAGTGTATGGAGGTATTGAAGAAGGAAGTCTAACGCCTGAATATGTCGGAACTCCACAAAGAAAGGGTTATCGCTTTAAGGGTTGGAGTCCTAAAGTGTCCGAAACTGTTACAGAAAATACTGTATATGTAGCACAGTGGGAGTTAAGCGTAAGTATTGCGAATCCGACAGCACTTCCTCCAACAGGTTTATCAAATAACAATTTATTTTTAATTGGAATTGGATTAGTGCTCACATCGTTAGCTCCATTAAGTATCAGAAAAAATCGAAATTGA